The DNA segment CAATGGATCTGCTTTGGTCATAATACGAGCAGGCCGAAAAGCGGGTAAAGTAAAATTGACAACCGTTTCTGACAAATACCGTACAGTTGAGAGTAAATTTGCAACGAAATAAAAAATATACGTATTTACTTAATTACTGTTCTTTTCTTCAAATAAAATATTATCTTTGCAAGGTAAATAGAACTACTATGAAGAAGTTCATAATCAGTAAATGATATGGAATTCAGAACAAAAGTAAAAATAGAAAAACCTAATTTCGAGATTGCACCCTGTGAAAAGATGCTTTTTGTAGGTTCGTGCTTTGCCGACAACATAGGAAAAAGATTTCAGAAAGAGCGATTTCATGCTGTCGTGAATCCTGACGGTGTTATGTATAACCCGGCGAGCATACTGCATACAGTGAGTCGTTTTGAAGATATGATACCATCAATAGTGGTTCTTACCCTAGGTACTAATCACGTGTACATACTCAACGAGACCGGTGAGATAGTAGACAACTGTCGGAAAATGCCACAACATCTTTTTACGGAGCGTGAACTCTCACAAGAAGAATGTCTGCAGTATCTTTCAGACACAGTGATAATGCTCAAAAGCCGTAACAAAAACGTTAAAGTAATAGTCACGGTCAGTCCGATACGTTATGCAAAATACGGTTATCACGGCAGTCAATTGTCAAAATCCGTTTTACTTTTGGCAGCCGACGATCTTGTCAAGCTCTATCCTGAGATATGTACATATTTTCCGGCTTACGAGATTCTCAATGATGAACTACGTGACTACCGTTTTTACTCAGCAGATATGCTTCATCCTTCCGAACAGGCTATAGAATATATCTGGGAGACGATCAAAGAAAATTACTTCAGTGAAGTAACAAAACAATTCCTTATAGAGTGGAAACCGATACGTGAAGCACTGTCACACCGTCCATTTAATCCGGATTCACAAGAGTACAAAGACTTTATTTCACTCACCATGCAGAAACTTGAAGAGATGAAAAAAAAGTATCCCGGACTGAATGAAGAATGAATAAAAAAATCATTATTTATTTTGTTCTTATAATGGTTTGCCGTATCTTTGCATTCAAATAAAAAATAACATTTATAATGACTTATACTATTGAGAAAGTTACAACGCTCATTGGTGCGCGCAGAATAGGAGATAAAGACGCTAATATCGGTTGGATACTAACAGACAGCCGTTCTTTGTGTTTCCCTGAGGAAACACTTTTCTTCGCCTTACGTTCAGGACGTAATGACGGTCATAAATATATATCAGACCTCTATCGCAGAGGTGTTCGCAATTTCGTAGTAGAGGATATTCCGGCCAATGTACAGACCGTTTATCCGGATGCAAATTTTCTTAAGACAATAAGTTCGTTAGAAGCTTTGCAGCGACTTGCTGAGCGTCATCGTGACGAATTCAATATACCGATTGTAGGTATTACCGGCAGTAATGGTAAGACAATGGTCAAAGAGTGGCTCTATCAGTTGCTCTCACCTTCAATGGTAGTTACACGCTCACCTCGCAGTTATAATTCTCAGATAGGGGTTCCTCTCTCTGTATGGCTTCTTAATGAACAGACTCAGGTAGGTGTATTCGAAGCAGGCATCAGTATGCCCGGAGAGATGAATGCCTTGCATGATATCATCCAGCCTACAATAGGCGTGCTCACCAATATGGGAGCTGCACATCAGGAGAACTTTACTTCAATGGAAGCAAAATGCAAGGAGAAACTGCAATTGTTTCATGATGCCAAAACTATTATATATAATGAGGACGATTCTGTAGTTGATAGATGCGTTGCAGAGCGTGATTTTAAAGGTGAGAAGATTGCATGGTCTGAGAAAGACAGCAAAGCACCGATGTATATCAAGTCTATAGACAAGAAAGATATTACCTCTACCGTTAAATATAATTATAAAGGTGTGGAAGATGAATATTCACTACCTTTTATAGATGAGGCTTCTGTACGCAATTCTATTATATGTGCTGCTGTCTGTCTTCACTTAGGTGTACAGCCTAAACAACTAAAAGATCGCATGGGGCACCTTGAACCGGTAGCAATGCGTCTTGAGGTGAAAGAAGGACAACGGGGCTGTACTCTTATCAACGACTCATATAATTCAGACATTAATTCTCTGGATATAGCTCTTGACTTCATGAATCGCCGTCCGGATCATAACGGACGCAAGCGCACACTTATATTGAGTGATATTTACCAGAGTGGCGAATCATCCGTCAATTTATATAAAGAGGTTTCCGACTTGTCTTGCAAGCGCGGCGTAGAGAAATTTATCGGTATCGGACCGGAGTTGGCAGCCCAGAAGGACGTTATAAAGGTAGCTGAAAAATATTTCTTTGACGATTGTGAGAGCTTTATTGCCAGTGATGTATTTGCATCATTACGCGATGAAGTGATACTGTTGAAGGGCTCTCGTAAATTCGGATTCGACCAGTTGACAGAACTTCTGGAAATGAAGGTTCATGAAACAATATTGGAGGTTAACCTCAATGCCGTAGTCAAGAATCTCAATTTCTACCGTTCATTTATGAAACCTACTACCAAACTTGTATGCATGGTAAAAGCCGATGCTTATGGGGCAGGGGCTGTAGAAGTAGCCAAAACTCTACAGGATCATCGTGTTGATTATCTTGCTGTCGCTGTAGCAGATGAGGGAGTAACCTTACGCAAAAACGGCATAACAAGCAATATCATCATCATGAACCCGGAGATGACATCGTTCAAGACAATGTTTGACTATGAACTTGAACCTGAAGTATATAGCTTCCGTCTGATGGAAGCACTCATAAAGGCAGCCGAAAAAGAAGGAATAACAGATTATCCCGTACACATTAAACTGGATACAGGTATGCATCGTCTCGGTTTCAATCCGAAAGATGATATGGACAAACTTATTGACCGCCTGAAGCATCAGAATGCTATAATACCACGCTCTGTGTTCTCACATTTCGTTGGAGCAGACAGTGAAAACTTTAATGAATTTTCTGCACAGCAGTTTGCTATCTTTGATGAAGGCAGCAAAAAACTGCAGAGTGCCTTCAACCATAAGATTATCCGTCATATCGATAATAGTGCAGGCATAGAACATTTCCCTGAGAGACAACTGGATATGTGCCGTCTGGGAATCGGACTGTACGGTATAGACAGCATAGACAATCGTATACTTAATACCGTAAGTACTCTCAAAACAACGATATTGCAGATACGTAAAGTATCCAAAGAAGATACAGTAGGCTATAGTCGTAAAGGTAAACTGACGCGTAACAGCGTGATCGCTGCCATACCTATCGGATATGCTGACGGACTGAATCGTCATCTGGGTAACCGTCACTGCTATTGCATCGTGAACGGCAAGAAAGCAGAGTATGTAGGTAATATATGCATGGATGTCGCTATGATAGATGTAACAGATATAGACTGTAAAGAGGGCGACACCGTAGAGA comes from the Xylanibacter oryzae DSM 17970 genome and includes:
- a CDS encoding bifunctional UDP-N-acetylmuramoyl-tripeptide:D-alanyl-D-alanine ligase/alanine racemase; the protein is MTYTIEKVTTLIGARRIGDKDANIGWILTDSRSLCFPEETLFFALRSGRNDGHKYISDLYRRGVRNFVVEDIPANVQTVYPDANFLKTISSLEALQRLAERHRDEFNIPIVGITGSNGKTMVKEWLYQLLSPSMVVTRSPRSYNSQIGVPLSVWLLNEQTQVGVFEAGISMPGEMNALHDIIQPTIGVLTNMGAAHQENFTSMEAKCKEKLQLFHDAKTIIYNEDDSVVDRCVAERDFKGEKIAWSEKDSKAPMYIKSIDKKDITSTVKYNYKGVEDEYSLPFIDEASVRNSIICAAVCLHLGVQPKQLKDRMGHLEPVAMRLEVKEGQRGCTLINDSYNSDINSLDIALDFMNRRPDHNGRKRTLILSDIYQSGESSVNLYKEVSDLSCKRGVEKFIGIGPELAAQKDVIKVAEKYFFDDCESFIASDVFASLRDEVILLKGSRKFGFDQLTELLEMKVHETILEVNLNAVVKNLNFYRSFMKPTTKLVCMVKADAYGAGAVEVAKTLQDHRVDYLAVAVADEGVTLRKNGITSNIIIMNPEMTSFKTMFDYELEPEVYSFRLMEALIKAAEKEGITDYPVHIKLDTGMHRLGFNPKDDMDKLIDRLKHQNAIIPRSVFSHFVGADSENFNEFSAQQFAIFDEGSKKLQSAFNHKIIRHIDNSAGIEHFPERQLDMCRLGIGLYGIDSIDNRILNTVSTLKTTILQIRKVSKEDTVGYSRKGKLTRNSVIAAIPIGYADGLNRHLGNRHCYCIVNGKKAEYVGNICMDVAMIDVTDIDCKEGDTVEIFGNELPVTVLSDVLDTIPYEVLTGISNRVKRVYFQD
- a CDS encoding GSCFA domain-containing protein; this translates as MEFRTKVKIEKPNFEIAPCEKMLFVGSCFADNIGKRFQKERFHAVVNPDGVMYNPASILHTVSRFEDMIPSIVVLTLGTNHVYILNETGEIVDNCRKMPQHLFTERELSQEECLQYLSDTVIMLKSRNKNVKVIVTVSPIRYAKYGYHGSQLSKSVLLLAADDLVKLYPEICTYFPAYEILNDELRDYRFYSADMLHPSEQAIEYIWETIKENYFSEVTKQFLIEWKPIREALSHRPFNPDSQEYKDFISLTMQKLEEMKKKYPGLNEE